Within the Nitrospinota bacterium genome, the region TGTAATCGTCACGCAATTGCGGGCCATTCAAATCCTGATGTATGGGAAGCGTTGCGACCAACTCCAGGATGTGCAACGGAATCGGCTGAAACTGGAACCCGAGAGAGACCGCCACCTTATGACCGCCGTAGTTCTGCGGGTCAAATAAAGGGCTCAAGAATCCTGAGTTCGGGTTGCCCCCCGCATGTCCCTCTCCGAGAATCCGGCCTCTGTAGGGTTCGCGGCTGAATGTTCCCTCATACCATCCTTGCAACTCCCCCAGCAATACGAACCGGTGGTGCACCTGATGCATGACATAAAAGTCATATCGCAATTCACTGCCACGACGATATCCCTGGTCGTTATCATAAACGTGAGCTTCCAACTGCGCATTGGCTCCATACCACCAGGGGTCGGTGGAACCTTGAAACGTAAATCCGATGATAGGGTCTACGGTTCCACTGCCAGTCTGCATTTTAAACGGATGAATGGTCCCGTTCTGACCCGCTACAGGGTTATTGGTGAATTCCTTTTCGATTTCCCCAGTGGGTAAGGAAAGACCGAAAAGCACCGACGCCTGTTTAGTTGGGGCCAGATGATCATCCGTAAAGAACCGGTATTTGCCCAACACGGTGAGATCACTCTGACCGTCTGATGTCATGGTGAACCCCCGGGTGCCCGTGGACCCTTGCAAGGCGCCATTGAATTCCATATCCATTTCGTTACGGATATAGCTCATCATCGCCATCATGGCGAAATCATCCGTGAACGAGTAGGCGACAGAACCCATCGTCATATAGGTCCGCATTTCTTCCGGCGCGACCGCAAAAGTGGTGCCATTGGCCGAACCCAATATATCCGCATTGTCTATATCATTGGTCCCGTCCCTGAGCGAGCCCATCGCCATAAACATCTGGCTCACCTTGAACCGGAATTCGTGCGTTTCGG harbors:
- a CDS encoding transporter, whose product is MPLNITGGGIPETHEFRFKVSQMFMAMGSLRDGTNDIDNADILGSANGTTFAVAPEEMRTYMTMGSVAYSFTDDFAMMAMMSYIRNEMDMEFNGALQGSTGTRGFTMTSDGQSDLTVLGKYRFFTDDHLAPTKQASVLFGLSLPTGEIEKEFTNNPVAGQNGTIHPFKMQTGSGTVDPIIGFTFQGSTDPWWYGANAQLEAHVYDNDQGYRRGSELRYDFYVMHQVHHRFVLLGELQGWYEGTFSREPYRGRILGEGHAGGNPNSGFLSPLFDPQNYGGHKVAVSLGFQFQPIPLHILELVATLPIHQDLNGPQLRDDYMLQLTYYVEFPTKNSRRHKGFKPPKELGF